From a region of the Roseivirga sp. 4D4 genome:
- a CDS encoding aspartate/glutamate racemase family protein, with protein MKTIGMIGGMSWESSKMYYQYANEYVKYRLGGSHSCKCVMVSVDFAEIEQYTFAGQWDKIGQMMADCTQQLEAAGADIILLCTNTIHLVSDYIEKSTDLPFLHIAEATGQAIKAKALHKVGLIGTKFTMEKDFYTSILSERFGLEVIIPLEGDRQAIHDIIYNELVKGQFTDASKSKCISIMEQLASEGAQGIIMGCTELPILVPDGDVPMATIDTTKVHTQHALDWAMG; from the coding sequence ATGAAAACAATCGGAATGATAGGTGGAATGAGTTGGGAGTCTTCCAAAATGTACTACCAATATGCCAACGAATATGTCAAATATCGATTAGGAGGATCACATTCCTGTAAATGTGTAATGGTCTCGGTGGACTTTGCCGAAATCGAGCAATACACTTTTGCTGGACAGTGGGATAAGATAGGACAAATGATGGCAGACTGTACTCAACAGCTAGAAGCTGCTGGAGCTGATATCATTCTGTTATGTACCAATACCATCCACTTGGTCAGCGACTATATCGAAAAAAGTACGGACCTACCTTTTCTTCATATTGCTGAAGCCACCGGTCAAGCAATCAAGGCCAAAGCGCTCCATAAAGTGGGTTTAATTGGCACCAAATTCACAATGGAAAAGGATTTTTACACCTCCATTCTATCGGAACGCTTTGGCCTGGAAGTGATCATCCCTTTAGAAGGCGATCGGCAAGCCATACATGACATCATCTACAATGAACTTGTAAAAGGTCAGTTTACCGATGCCTCTAAGTCGAAATGCATTAGCATTATGGAGCAGCTGGCCTCTGAAGGAGCGCAAGGTATCATTATGGGTTGTACAGAATTGCCCATTCTAGTACCAGATGGTGATGTTCCAATGGCTACGATTGATACCACAAAGGTCCACACCCAACATGCGCTAGACTGGGCAATGGGCTAA
- a CDS encoding LysR family transcriptional regulator: MELKYFRLIKTIAEEGNIANSSEKLFLTQSALSHQLRELEERLGFKVFQRSRNNWQLTNEGKELHKLANELFEKIDAGFSNIKQIKEGSKGTIRLSAECQSFFHGLPAFVQKMALLYPEIEIDLALDGSQQTISQVLSNQVDIAIVTTEPATDSLFKMKVLEDEIFVIMHNEHRFSDHEYLDVSHFADLNLIINSFPLESVSVYEHFLKPNKIIPRKVTAIPFTEVSLEMVNANMGVVCLPKWSLKSYKLPDDLVFKRIGKNGLKRRHYLVVKEENRNKPHIEAFLSNFQEEFVH, from the coding sequence ATGGAGCTGAAGTACTTTCGATTAATCAAGACCATTGCAGAGGAGGGTAACATCGCCAACTCTTCGGAAAAACTCTTTTTGACCCAGTCTGCCCTAAGTCATCAATTACGTGAATTGGAAGAGCGGCTTGGCTTCAAAGTCTTCCAGCGAAGCAGAAACAACTGGCAGCTGACCAATGAAGGCAAAGAGCTGCATAAGCTTGCAAACGAGCTTTTTGAGAAGATCGATGCCGGTTTTAGTAACATTAAGCAGATCAAAGAAGGCTCAAAAGGAACCATTAGGCTGAGTGCTGAGTGCCAGTCTTTTTTTCATGGACTGCCCGCCTTTGTTCAAAAAATGGCATTGCTCTATCCTGAAATCGAGATAGATTTGGCACTTGATGGATCGCAACAGACCATTTCGCAAGTGCTTTCTAATCAAGTCGATATTGCCATTGTGACCACTGAGCCTGCCACTGACTCATTGTTCAAAATGAAAGTGTTGGAGGATGAAATCTTTGTGATCATGCACAATGAACATCGGTTCAGCGATCATGAATATTTGGATGTAAGTCACTTTGCTGATTTGAATTTGATCATAAATTCCTTTCCGCTGGAGAGCGTATCAGTTTATGAGCATTTCCTAAAACCTAATAAGATTATTCCTCGGAAAGTGACAGCGATCCCTTTCACCGAGGTTTCATTGGAAATGGTTAATGCCAATATGGGTGTTGTATGTCTTCCTAAATGGAGCCTTAAGTCTTACAAACTACCGGATGACCTAGTCTTTAAGAGAATAGGGAAGAATGGTTTGAAGCG